The DNA region ATTTCAATGTTTTGATTTTGAGGAATAAAAAGTGTATAATATATCTATCAATAATGCCAAAGGAAGGTTGGTTTATGAAAAAGAAAGATTTCCTACTGCCGGTATTGTCCACATTACTGTTGTCACCATTTATTTTGACTCAGCAAGTGCAAGCTGCCGAAACCGCAACGACCCCTCAAGCTAATCAAGCTACCACCCCTGCCCCGAGTGCGAGCACTGCAGAAGCAACAACCCCGGTAGCAGAGGAAGCTGTGGAAGGTGTTATTATCCACACAAACGATGTTCATGGACGTATTCTTGAAGAACGTGGAGTTATTGGAGATGCAAAGGCTGCCGCTGTCATTGAAGAGGAGCGTAGCAAGGTCAAAAATACTATCGTTGTAGATGCAGGAGATGCATTCCAAGGCCTACCGATTTCAAATTCTACTAAGGGCGAGGATCGTGCCAAAATTATGAATCAAGTCGGCTACGATGCGATGGTAGTCGGTAATCACGAGTTTGATTTTGGAATGGATCAAGCAATTAAGTACAAGGAAACATTGAACTTTCCGTTGTTGAGTGCGAATACTTATGTAAATGGTGCGCGTGTGTTTGAAGCTTCAACTATCATTGATAAAACACCGACAGTTGCAGGAGATGAATTTGTTGTTATCGGTGTAACAACTCCTGAAACAGCGACCAAGACCCATCCTAAAAATGTCGAAGGAGTAACCTTTACCGATCCTATCACAGAAGTCAATAAAGTGATTGATGAGGTAGAAGCTCGTGCTTTGGCAGATAATCGTGTTTATAAGAACTATATCATTTTAGCTCACTTAGGTGTAGATTCCACAACTCCTGTTGAGTGGAGGGGGTCAACATTAGCGCAGGCTCTTTCTGAAAACAGTAAACTTGCAGGTAAACGTGTCATCGTCATTGATGGTCACTCACATACAGTTGAAGCAACTACCTATGGCAAGAATGTTACTTATAACCAAACCGGTTCATACCTGAACAATATTGGTAAAGTAACTCTAAGATCTCAACAATTGTTGGGAGAAGCGAGCTTGATTTCTGCCGATGATGCAAAAAATATCACTCCAAATCAAGCCATTGCCAAGCTTGTTGAAGAAATTAAGGCAAAATATGAAGCAGACAATGCTCAAATAGTGATTGAAAAGAACAATGTTGAATTGAATGGTGATCGTTCAAATGTTCGTGTTCGTGAAACAAACTTAGGAAGTGCTATTGCAGATGCTATCTATGCTTATGGTCAAACAGGATTTTCAAACAAGACCAGTCTTGCAGTAACCAATGGTGGAGGCATCCGTGCAACAATCGCTAAGGATTTACCAGTTACAAAAGGTGATATCATTGCAGTTTTGCCATTTGGAAACATCATTTCACAAATCACAGTGACAGGTCAGCAGATTGCAGACATGTTTACCAAGTCCTTGTCATCTACCCTGCAAGTTGATAAAGAGACAGGTAAGATGATTCTGGATGAAAATGGCATGCCCCTTTTTGAAGCTAGCGGCGGATTTCTTCACATCTCCGGTGCACAAGTATTTTATGACCCAACTCTTCCTGCTAAAGACCGTGTCCTCATCATTGGTATTCTCAATCCAGAAACCGGTAAGTACGAGGAATTAGATCTTCAAAAGACTTACTATCTAGCAACAAATGATTTTCTTGCGGCTGGTGGTGATGGTTATACTATGCTTGGTGGTGCACGTGAAGAAGGTTCTTCAATGGACAGTGTTTTTGCAGAATACTTGAAAACTGCTGATTTATCAGCTTATAAAGTTGTTAATCCATATTCTCGGTTGCTACCTGTTAATTCGAGTTTGGACACAGATGGTGATGGTTATCCAGATTTTATGGAAATGTTATTAGATACGGATCCTGAAAATCCTACCTCTAATCCGGATGTGACACCTGAAGATAAATCTGACACTGTACCTCATCAAGTAGAAACAGTATCTATTCTTGAAAAGAATGATCAATCCAAGGTTTCTAAAAAATCAGATACAGTACGTACAGCTAAGACCTCAAAAGCGACGACATTGCCAAATACAAGTAGTCAATCCAATGTGGTACTCAGCTTGTTTGGTTTCGGTCTGGCTGGTCTAGCTGTAACTGTTCGTCGTAGAGAGAGCAAATAAATCATCATCTTAAACAGAGTCCTTGGGCTCTGTTTTTTGTTGTTGAGGAGGCATTTTATTTCAGTAATCTTGCTGTGGGTACCTTTCTGTAAAAAGGTATTCACTATCAGTTACAAATCTTGTCAAGAAACCAAGGATGATTTAGGTATGATGTGTTACCTAGATAAATATCACAGTTACCAATTATTAAGATAACTGTATCCATCTTTACAAAGTTGTAGAAGTTCTGCGGAATACTAATAGCATAAACTTAGAAGAATATAGAGAGGCAAGATATGAGGAAACAAGGCAATTTGTATTAACCATAAACTGCTTACCAGCAATCTCTAGCAATACTTGTAGAATTAAAGATCGTAGGTCAGATTAGATTGTTCAAACCGGCTATACATCTACACTATATAGCCCGTCTAAATAAAAGTGAATTTGCTTCTGGCTGATCTTTAGTGAATTGTTTTCAGTTGTGTCTATAACCCCAAATGCTCAATAATGATTTTTGAAAAGTTCTTCATAGTTGATATGACTGCCGATGATGATAATGTTCGCTAAATCGGAGTGAGCTCGTATATCTTGCAGGTAGAAGGCCATCTGATCGGATGTTAAAAGCCTTGACTTTATGATAAAATAAGTGGTAGGCACATCAGATTTATAAGGATGATAGTATAGGGATAATTTGGACTTTTTCCGGATATTTTTGATGAGAAAATAGGCTTTAATGACAGTTGTTACGAATATACTGGTTAGGGAATTTGGAAAAATTTCGATCATACTGTCTTCTTCCTTCTAGCGGTTTCTTGACTCTATTTTATCAAATATGGTCTGGTAACTAGAGGATGTTTCCTGAATGGTCATTTAACTTTCCTAAATAGTATAACAAATACCATTTAAGATATTCTGATGACCGTTTGGGATTTTAGAAAGCGTAAATATCCATTTCGTGGTATCTCAGGTAAGGCAAGAGGAAGATACCAATGAAATCCATTATCGTGCAAATAAAACAAGAAACTACCAAAGTGATGATGAAGGACATTTACTCCATTATGTCGTGTCCAATCAAACCTCACTATGTTTAAATGATTACCGAAGAGAAAACCTATGAGTTGCTGCAGCAATTATAAAACATTGAAAAACTATATCCCGAAGACTTATTAAGATGTCATAGAAATTGTTTAGTGAATATCTCAAAGATGAAGGCAGTCAATTTTCAAGAAAAACCATTTATCTTAAGGAGAAAGGACAGTATCAAGTCGTTTTTTCAAGACGTAGCCACCAACGGATACTAGAACGATAGCTGAATAAAGGAGATTGGTAAGATGAATATATTTGTACTAGAAGATGATATTATACAACAAACAAGGATTGAAAAAGTGCTTAACAATCTTTTGGAGAAACATAAAATAGAGCCCAAAAAACTTATTATTTCTGGGAAACCCGAACAGTTGATTGCTTCAGTGGAGGAGAAAGGGGCGCACCAGTTGTTCTTTTTGGATATTGAGATAAGATCAGAAGAACTTAAAGGTCTTAAAGTCGCTAAACAAATCAGAGATATTGATCCTTATGCTATTATTATTTTTGTGACGACGCATTCTGAATTTATGCCTCTCTCTTTTCGTTATCAAGTATCAGCATTAGATTATATTGAAAAGGAACTAGCAACGAAAGAATTTGAATCTCGCATAGAAACAGCTTTACTGTATGCAGTGAGTAAAGATAGTAAAACAGTAGCTGAGGATTCTTTCTATTTCAAATCTAAATATGCCCAAGTTCAGTACCCATTTGATGAAGTTTACTATGTTGAAACATCTCCAAGACCACATAGGGTTATCCTTTATACAAGAACTGATTGTATGGAGTTCACCGCCAGTTTATCAGATATTTTAAAGCAAGAAAAGAGACTGGTACAGTGTCATCGTTCGTTTCTTATCAATCCTGCAAATGTTAGCAAAATAGATAGACAAGCCAAAGTTGTTTATTTTCCCAATGGGACACATTGTTTGGTTGCAAGAAAAAAATTAGATGTTACTTTGGCGACTATAGACCAGCTGCACTGAGTGAGGAGAATGTATGAATGTTATCCAGTATATCATGGAAGTTGTTGTATCTAATAGCTTGATGATAGGGTTATTTTTCAAAATTAACCATATAAGATTTACTGTTAAATCAATTTCAATGGCGTTTTTTCTTAGAGTGCTGGTCGCATTTGTAATAGCTACCTTAAATAGTGTCTTATCAAGTCGTTTTTTTAACTATTTCGACGATCCTCTGTATGGTCTCTTATTCTCTTGGTTCTTTCTGAAACCACAGTCTAAAACACTACTTATTTTCTATGGTCTCTTTATACCTACTTTCTGGGATATTTTTAATCGGTTGATTGTATTTTTTATTATTCCCTTTTGGGGACAGCCCAAAGTTCTATTAGAAGATAATCTGTTCTCTTTTTTCTCTCTTTTTTTGAGTATTTTATTAACTCTTATTTTCCTTAAATGGCTTCGGTATGATTTTGTTGCACTTAGAGCTGAGATGGTTGATTTAAAAGAGAAAAAGCTATTATGTGTCGCCAATTGTGCAATGGTCATTTACTATTTGCTAATGCAAGTATTGACTTACTTTGAGTATGAGCACGCGGTTCTTACTCAGAGCTATCGCCAGTTTATATTAGTAATCTATTTGATACTATTTATGGGAATGATCAAGCAAGTTGATACTCACTTGAGGGAAAAATTACAGGCCAAACTGACTTTTCAACAGAGTTTACAACTCAATGATTTAGAGAAATATAGCAAGCACATAGAGGGGCTCTATCGCGAGGTGAGAGGCTTTCGCCATGATTATACCAATTTATTGACGACATTACGTTTGGGTATTGAAGAAAATAATATGGCACAAATTAAGGAGATATATGATTCCGTACTCAAGGATTCACATAAAAAGTTTAGACACCAAAAATACGACATTGGTCGTTTGATAAATATTCAAGATTCCGCCTTGAAGAGTTTGCTGGCTGCTAAGAGTATTCAAGCTGATGAACATGATGTGGCGGTAACCTTGGAAGTGCCGGAGGTTGTTAAACTCCAAGATATGGAGTTGATTGATTTTATCACGATTGTATCTATTCTTTTTGATAATGCCTTAGAAGCTGCTGTGGATACTAGCAGTCCAAAGATAAATGTTGCCTTTTTAAATATAGGCGATAAGCAAATGTTTATTATTGAAAACTCGATTAAAGAGGAAACAGTCAATATTTCAAAAGTTTATTCTTTTGGTCATAGTTCAAAGGGGAGTGACAGGGGGATTGGTCTATATAATGTGATGAAGATCATAGAACGTTATCCAAATGTATCGCTTAATACTAGAAGTCAATGCCATGTTTTTGGTCAAATGTTAGAAATTGGAAAGAATAAATAAAAATAAGTAGGCATAGGGAGTTAGTTCACACCTACCATTTTATATTAGTTCTATACTTATTTTTTATTTATAGAGACTGTAATTTTCTTGAGAAAATCAGCCCACCAATCTCCACCAGAGATACGGTTAAGTTCTGAGTCAGTTAGTTCGGTAAACTGAGTGAATGGTTTTTCTTTGTCCATTTTTGGACCTCCTTACATATTTGTTTATTTTATTGTATACAAAAACAGATGATTCTTTTCTTCAAATCCTAAATGGTCATCGAAACGTCCTAAATGGTAAAGTTAAAAAAAATAATTTTCACAAACTCTTCCTAAACGGTCATTTTAAAGCTTTGAACGAAAAAATGTACCATTCAGGAAAGTTAAATAACCATTCAGGAAATGGAGCAAAAATTTTTTTGAATACGTGGTATACTAAATTTGTCAAGGTTGCAACCCGACAAAAATAAAAAGCATATAGGAGGTCTTCGTTGTGAATACGAAAACAACGGAACGATTTGAGGTTATAGAGGTTGAAAAGCTTGCTAAGATTGCAGGTGGAGTAAAGATCGCACCTGGTGCGTATTGCAAGACTGTGAATGGTAAAACAAGCTGTTCGGTAGACTATAGGGAATTGTGGGGATATACTGGTCAAGTTATTGTTAATGGATGGATAAATTATGGTCCGTGGCATGCAAGACCAGGAATTGGAGTGATTATTCCATAATGAAAAAAGAATTGATAGAAAAACTAGAACAGCTTTGTGAAGATGAAAGTGTCGTTCAAGTTCCTGATTTAATTAGCCTTTTTCAAACCAAATTAAAAGATATACAATTTTTAACTACAAAATATCAGTTGCTAAAATTTTCTGCTGAACTGAGTCAAGCGATATCCCTTTATTTAATGACACATCATTATCAAGCGCCTAAGTCGGTTATTGATTTTGGTGTTTGGATAGCCAGAACTTCCTCTGAATATAGAGGGCAGTTGTCATTTTGGCAAATGCTAGCCTTAAGTCTCTCTGGAATGATAAAATAGTATCAGATTATAATTTTTATTATTGAGGAACTGAAGAAAGATTTTTGAATACGTAGTATACTAAATTTATCAAGGTTGTAAGCTAATAAAATAGAAAAATAAGGGGGTATTCGTTTTGAATATAAAAACAATGGAATACTTCAATATTTTGGATGTTGATAGTCTTGTTGACTACTCCTAACCGATATAACGTAACTCCGTGGAGTACTAATTTAGAATGTAAAAATGGGCCTCATACACCCAATCAAATGTGGATAAAGTCCTGTGTTGCTGATGCATGGACAAGTATGAATGATTAAAGCGATAGAAAAAACTAATGGATACGGCTGTAAAACTAAGAAATATTCAAGATATGCTGAAACAATTAGAATTAACTCAAAAATAGGGAATAAAATTTTAATTGCTTTAGCGAAGTCTTATCAGTCAACCAGTCTTTTTATTGGACCAGAGCAAGTAAAATTTGGTTCAGAATCTTACAAAGTAGAAGGAGAGTGTGATAAGTTTCATTTTCCATAAGCTGTAGTGACCATTACACTTTTGTAAAATCACTAGTAGCTGGTGTAGTAACTATTTTTGCTGTTGAGTAAATCAATAAAAAAAACGACTGTAGGTATCTTCTATAGTCGTTCAATTTATCTTTTATTTATTTATTTAGCGAGCGGAGCCAAAATTAAAAAGATTTTCAAATTAAAAATTCTTTATTATCATCAATAAAAAGGCGAACAAATCTGGGAGAGTTTATCAAACTAAGTCTCAACATGTTCGCTTTTTTATAATATTAGTAATCTGTTTTATATAAGTTCGATCGTTCTTGAACAAGCTTCCGCAACTTCTGGATCATGTGTCACAATCAGAATGGTTTTACCATCCTGATTTAACTTGCGGAGCAAGTCCAAAACAATTTCTTTATTCTTCCTATCTAGTGAGCCAGTAGGTTCATCGGCGAGAATCACTATACTTGGTTTTAGAATAGCTCTAGCAATAGCAACCCTTTGCTGTTCTCCACCAGATAGTTCAAAAATGTTATCATTTTCGTAGCCTTTTAAGCCGACTTGCTCTAATGCCTGACTGATTCGTTTCTTTTTTTCATGTTTGCTTAATTTTTGGTAAAAAAGTGCCAACATTAAGTTTTCTTCGACAGTCTTTGAATCCATCAGCGCAAAATTTTGAAAAAGGTAGGATATTTTATTTCTGATAATGCTACTAGCTTGGCTACTGTTAACCTTGATATTTTCCATACCATCAAATTGATAACTTCCATTTTGAAAATCATCAATCAAGCCAATGATATTAAGTAGGGTGGATTTTCCGCAGCCGCTAGGACCAGTTATTGCGACCATTTCGCCTTTTTTTATTGAAAGAGAAAAATCCTTTAATACATTCTTCTTTCCGAATGATTTGTTAATTCCATTTAGTTTAAGCATGCTTACTCCCCTTTCAAAATTTGTAGTGCGTTTTGATTTTCCAGCTTTTTAATGTTAAACATTGTGAAAAGTGTATCGACCAAAATCAAACCACCAAAAAGAATAAGAACTAGATGTGATCTGGAATAAATCAGCAGTGATAGCAAACCGATAAGATATAAAATCGTAAAACTGTAAAAGTGTTTGCGGTAGCGATCTACAAATGTGAAACCAAGTAATTTTTTTATCATCAAGTTAGATTTATTAGAGTGGAAAATAATGCCAGATAGAGCAAGTGAGACAAATAGTTCTATGCCTGTAACTAGCAGTAAGATGAAAGAGACAAAAACCAGGGCAATTTCTTGAACGTTCACATTTCCAGCTAAAATATCTTTTAAGATGGTGAATTTCGGAATAAGATATTTTGATTGAGAGGAAATGTTGGTTTCAATTGCTTCCCCTAATGTCTCACGATAAGGAATCTTGATTGGGTTATTTAATGCCCCTACATTCCCAAGAAACTGTTCCTCATGAAATAGCATGTTTTCACCAGTAAGGACGGTGAAGATTGGATTGTTGATTTGTCTATGTTCTTTGTCAAATGAAAAAATATTTATATTTTCGTTGTAGTAGATGATTTTTGTTTTAATGCTGGTAACATCTAACTTTTCTTGTTCCTGACGGTGGTATCGGTTGTACAGAAGATGCCGAATAGCTTCTTGTATATTCGTGTTTTTGTATTTAATGGGGACTAAGAATAGACGCTCGGAATTAGTTTGACCGTCAACTGTTAGTCCTAATTCTGACAAGTAATTGGAGTTGATAGTCATTATATTATAGGAATCATCAGCAGTGAAATGGATTGTTTCATCGTAATCATAAAACTTTTGTCCCTTCTCTATTTTTTCATAGTGAATATAAAAGGCATTTTCATTTTTTTCCAGCATTGAAAAAAGACTACGAAGTTCTCGCATTCCCTGGGTTCCACCACTTGAAAAATCTGCTTCACCAAGAGTGGTTAAACGATAATTTTCCAGTGTTAGGTAGTTGGAGTAGGGAGACCAGGCTATCTCGGTTTCTCTATCTTGTTTTAACTGTTGAAATGTAACGGACATGCTAACTAATATCAATGAACAGATGAGCAAGGTAATGGCTTTCAATCCATACATGATAAAGGTTCCGATTTTAAAATCTGCAAAATTTTTAAGTAACTTGCTAATGGATAAATTTCCTACGATGAGATAGACAAGCACCTGCAAGAACAGATAAAAGCATAGGATTGACAACTGGCTAAGCAAAAGATGAAAATAGAAGTTATCAGGAGCTGTTTGTAGGGATAATGAGAAGTAGGTGTTAGTCAGAATCATAGCAGCTATGAGAAACAGCAGATCAACTTTTGCTCTAGATACCATGATTCTAAGATCGGAAAGCCCCATCATCTTCATAACACCTATTTCCTTGATTTTGCTAATGGTATCGTAGATCGTGAGAACTGCAACTACCAGCGCTAAAATAGCTAGAACAATAGAAAAAATGATGAGGTAGCGGTTGACAATACTAGTTGCTTCAGAACCACCTGGGGTTGAGAGCATGGCTGGGGAAATTTGGTAAAAATCACTCAGTTCCTTGATGATACTGGCTACATCATAGGTATTTTCTGAAACAATGGTATAGTTGCCATTCACCGTTCGATCTTTATTTTTATAATATTCTTCTAAAGAGGTGATTTTTAATTTATTT from Streptococcus ruminantium includes:
- the nt5e gene encoding cell surface ecto-5'-nucleotidase Nt5e, whose translation is MKKKDFLLPVLSTLLLSPFILTQQVQAAETATTPQANQATTPAPSASTAEATTPVAEEAVEGVIIHTNDVHGRILEERGVIGDAKAAAVIEEERSKVKNTIVVDAGDAFQGLPISNSTKGEDRAKIMNQVGYDAMVVGNHEFDFGMDQAIKYKETLNFPLLSANTYVNGARVFEASTIIDKTPTVAGDEFVVIGVTTPETATKTHPKNVEGVTFTDPITEVNKVIDEVEARALADNRVYKNYIILAHLGVDSTTPVEWRGSTLAQALSENSKLAGKRVIVIDGHSHTVEATTYGKNVTYNQTGSYLNNIGKVTLRSQQLLGEASLISADDAKNITPNQAIAKLVEEIKAKYEADNAQIVIEKNNVELNGDRSNVRVRETNLGSAIADAIYAYGQTGFSNKTSLAVTNGGGIRATIAKDLPVTKGDIIAVLPFGNIISQITVTGQQIADMFTKSLSSTLQVDKETGKMILDENGMPLFEASGGFLHISGAQVFYDPTLPAKDRVLIIGILNPETGKYEELDLQKTYYLATNDFLAAGGDGYTMLGGAREEGSSMDSVFAEYLKTADLSAYKVVNPYSRLLPVNSSLDTDGDGYPDFMEMLLDTDPENPTSNPDVTPEDKSDTVPHQVETVSILEKNDQSKVSKKSDTVRTAKTSKATTLPNTSSQSNVVLSLFGFGLAGLAVTVRRRESK
- a CDS encoding LytTR family transcriptional regulator DNA-binding domain-containing protein; this encodes MEKLYPEDLLRCHRNCLVNISKMKAVNFQEKPFILRRKDSIKSFFQDVATNGY
- a CDS encoding response regulator transcription factor yields the protein MNIFVLEDDIIQQTRIEKVLNNLLEKHKIEPKKLIISGKPEQLIASVEEKGAHQLFFLDIEIRSEELKGLKVAKQIRDIDPYAIIIFVTTHSEFMPLSFRYQVSALDYIEKELATKEFESRIETALLYAVSKDSKTVAEDSFYFKSKYAQVQYPFDEVYYVETSPRPHRVILYTRTDCMEFTASLSDILKQEKRLVQCHRSFLINPANVSKIDRQAKVVYFPNGTHCLVARKKLDVTLATIDQLH
- a CDS encoding sensor histidine kinase is translated as MNVIQYIMEVVVSNSLMIGLFFKINHIRFTVKSISMAFFLRVLVAFVIATLNSVLSSRFFNYFDDPLYGLLFSWFFLKPQSKTLLIFYGLFIPTFWDIFNRLIVFFIIPFWGQPKVLLEDNLFSFFSLFLSILLTLIFLKWLRYDFVALRAEMVDLKEKKLLCVANCAMVIYYLLMQVLTYFEYEHAVLTQSYRQFILVIYLILFMGMIKQVDTHLREKLQAKLTFQQSLQLNDLEKYSKHIEGLYREVRGFRHDYTNLLTTLRLGIEENNMAQIKEIYDSVLKDSHKKFRHQKYDIGRLINIQDSALKSLLAAKSIQADEHDVAVTLEVPEVVKLQDMELIDFITIVSILFDNALEAAVDTSSPKINVAFLNIGDKQMFIIENSIKEETVNISKVYSFGHSSKGSDRGIGLYNVMKIIERYPNVSLNTRSQCHVFGQMLEIGKNK
- a CDS encoding ComC/BlpC family leader-containing pheromone/bacteriocin; its protein translation is MDKEKPFTQFTELTDSELNRISGGDWWADFLKKITVSINKK
- a CDS encoding bacteriocin codes for the protein MNTKTTERFEVIEVEKLAKIAGGVKIAPGAYCKTVNGKTSCSVDYRELWGYTGQVIVNGWINYGPWHARPGIGVIIP
- a CDS encoding bacteriocin immunity protein; translation: MKKELIEKLEQLCEDESVVQVPDLISLFQTKLKDIQFLTTKYQLLKFSAELSQAISLYLMTHHYQAPKSVIDFGVWIARTSSEYRGQLSFWQMLALSLSGMIK
- a CDS encoding ABC transporter ATP-binding protein → MLKLNGINKSFGKKNVLKDFSLSIKKGEMVAITGPSGCGKSTLLNIIGLIDDFQNGSYQFDGMENIKVNSSQASSIIRNKISYLFQNFALMDSKTVEENLMLALFYQKLSKHEKKKRISQALEQVGLKGYENDNIFELSGGEQQRVAIARAILKPSIVILADEPTGSLDRKNKEIVLDLLRKLNQDGKTILIVTHDPEVAEACSRTIELI
- a CDS encoding DUF1430 domain-containing protein, coding for MKKILHIFNSLLIVLASLFILNIYQTKDYQNLQDIEAGKGQTTKFYITNSSVSTTDHLSFLSSIKEKYRVSILRTDMEDGVIRKSILLHSDTFPASVFPDIKTIDFSDGFYANFATGNPKQKQTLPSFYYLNKLKITSLEEYYKNKDRTVNGNYTIVSENTYDVASIIKELSDFYQISPAMLSTPGGSEATSIVNRYLIIFSIVLAILALVVAVLTIYDTISKIKEIGVMKMMGLSDLRIMVSRAKVDLLFLIAAMILTNTYFSLSLQTAPDNFYFHLLLSQLSILCFYLFLQVLVYLIVGNLSISKLLKNFADFKIGTFIMYGLKAITLLICSLILVSMSVTFQQLKQDRETEIAWSPYSNYLTLENYRLTTLGEADFSSGGTQGMRELRSLFSMLEKNENAFYIHYEKIEKGQKFYDYDETIHFTADDSYNIMTINSNYLSELGLTVDGQTNSERLFLVPIKYKNTNIQEAIRHLLYNRYHRQEQEKLDVTSIKTKIIYYNENINIFSFDKEHRQINNPIFTVLTGENMLFHEEQFLGNVGALNNPIKIPYRETLGEAIETNISSQSKYLIPKFTILKDILAGNVNVQEIALVFVSFILLLVTGIELFVSLALSGIIFHSNKSNLMIKKLLGFTFVDRYRKHFYSFTILYLIGLLSLLIYSRSHLVLILFGGLILVDTLFTMFNIKKLENQNALQILKGE